The following are encoded in a window of Longimicrobium sp. genomic DNA:
- a CDS encoding GGDEF domain-containing protein, translating to MILSRLLDRFGTLMTGIIVVVASIAASVAATAVMMVLWFGGMNATAMALSVLVPALCAPLFVTLELRLVVQLRVAREEMRRLSIVDPLSGAYNRRHLVALVEQQVQRALRYSEPFSVVMLDVDRFKQVNDR from the coding sequence ATGATCCTCTCGCGCCTGCTCGACCGCTTCGGTACCCTGATGACGGGGATCATCGTCGTCGTAGCCTCCATCGCGGCGTCCGTGGCGGCGACGGCGGTGATGATGGTGCTGTGGTTCGGGGGGATGAACGCGACGGCGATGGCGCTGTCGGTCCTGGTGCCGGCGTTGTGCGCGCCGCTGTTCGTGACGCTGGAACTGCGGCTGGTGGTGCAGCTTCGTGTCGCGCGGGAAGAGATGCGGCGGCTGTCGATCGTCGACCCGCTGAGCGGCGCGTACAACCGCCGCCACCTGGTGGCCCTCGTGGAGCAACAGGTGCAGCGCGCGCTTCGCTACAGCGAGCCGTTCTCGGTGGTGATGCTGGACGTCGACCGCTTCAAGCAGGTGAACGACCGG
- a CDS encoding M2 family metallopeptidase: MQHNLFARLGAVVLAGGAAACAGTAVPPAGAPAAAAPASAAATPEQAAAFIAESEAELRELSLRSNQAGWVAATYITSDTEALSAEAQKNLNVAIQRRALAARRFDDVQLPAAQRRKLNLLKLALVAPPPGNPEEASELTRLTVGMEADYGRGQYCRPGGTCLDIGAASRIMATSRNPQELRDVWAGWHAVGVPMRQRYSRFVELSNKGARELGHPNTGAMWRAGYDMQPDQFEAEVERLWQQVRPLYESLHAYVRTRLVEQYGAQVVPANGMIPAHLLGNMWAQEWGNIYPLVAPRNAAGAGFDLTELIRRKGLDARGMTQYGERFFTSLGFDSLPATFWERSMLTQPRDREAVCHASAWNVNDEDDVRIKMCIEPTGEDFVTIHHELGHNFYQRAYRVQPQLFRNGAHDGFHEAIGDAIALSITPAYLKQVGLLDQVPAPAADTALLLRQAMDKVAFLPFGLMVDKWRWGVFSGQITPANYNAAWWELRNRYQGVSAPVARSEADFDPGAKYHIPANTPYMRYFLARILQFQFYRSLCRESGHTGPLYRCSFYGSEQAGAKLARMLEAGQSQPWQETLFVMTGERQMDAGAMIEYFAPLKEWLDRQNAGKPVGW, translated from the coding sequence ATGCAACACAACTTGTTCGCCCGTCTGGGCGCGGTGGTGCTGGCGGGTGGCGCGGCCGCCTGCGCCGGGACGGCCGTTCCCCCGGCGGGAGCGCCCGCCGCGGCGGCTCCGGCCTCGGCCGCGGCCACGCCCGAGCAGGCCGCTGCCTTCATCGCGGAGAGCGAGGCCGAGCTTCGCGAGCTGTCGCTGCGCTCCAACCAGGCGGGGTGGGTGGCCGCCACCTACATCACCAGCGACACCGAGGCGCTTTCGGCCGAGGCGCAGAAGAACCTGAACGTGGCCATCCAGCGCCGGGCGCTGGCCGCGCGGCGCTTTGACGACGTGCAGCTTCCGGCCGCGCAGCGCCGCAAGCTGAACCTGCTGAAGCTGGCCCTGGTCGCGCCGCCGCCCGGGAACCCCGAGGAGGCGTCGGAGCTTACCCGGCTGACGGTGGGGATGGAGGCCGACTACGGGCGCGGGCAGTACTGCCGCCCAGGGGGCACGTGCCTGGACATCGGCGCGGCGTCGCGCATCATGGCCACCAGCCGCAACCCGCAGGAGCTGCGCGACGTGTGGGCGGGATGGCACGCGGTGGGCGTGCCCATGCGCCAGCGCTACTCGCGCTTCGTGGAGCTTTCCAACAAGGGTGCGCGCGAGCTGGGGCACCCCAACACCGGCGCCATGTGGCGCGCGGGCTACGACATGCAGCCCGACCAGTTCGAGGCCGAGGTTGAGCGCCTCTGGCAGCAGGTGCGCCCGCTATATGAGTCGCTTCACGCCTACGTCCGCACGCGGCTGGTGGAGCAGTACGGTGCGCAGGTGGTGCCGGCGAACGGGATGATTCCCGCGCACCTGCTGGGGAACATGTGGGCCCAGGAGTGGGGGAACATCTACCCGCTGGTGGCGCCCCGGAACGCGGCGGGCGCCGGCTTCGACCTGACGGAGCTCATCCGCCGCAAGGGGCTGGACGCCCGCGGCATGACGCAGTACGGCGAGCGGTTCTTCACCTCGCTGGGCTTCGACTCGCTGCCGGCGACCTTCTGGGAGCGGTCGATGCTCACGCAGCCGCGCGACCGCGAGGCCGTGTGCCATGCGTCCGCGTGGAACGTGAACGACGAGGACGACGTGCGCATCAAGATGTGCATCGAGCCCACGGGCGAGGACTTCGTCACCATCCACCACGAGCTGGGCCACAACTTCTACCAGCGCGCCTACCGCGTGCAGCCGCAGCTGTTCCGCAACGGTGCGCACGACGGCTTTCACGAGGCCATTGGCGACGCCATCGCGCTTTCCATCACCCCCGCGTACCTGAAGCAGGTGGGGCTGCTGGACCAGGTGCCCGCTCCCGCGGCCGACACGGCGCTGCTGCTGCGCCAGGCCATGGACAAGGTGGCGTTCCTGCCCTTCGGCCTGATGGTGGACAAGTGGCGGTGGGGCGTGTTCTCGGGGCAGATCACCCCCGCCAACTACAACGCGGCGTGGTGGGAGCTGCGCAACCGATACCAGGGCGTGTCGGCGCCGGTGGCTCGCTCCGAGGCGGACTTCGACCCGGGCGCCAAGTACCACATTCCGGCCAACACGCCGTACATGCGGTACTTCCTGGCGCGCATCCTCCAGTTCCAGTTCTACCGCTCGCTCTGCCGGGAGTCGGGGCATACGGGACCGCTGTACCGGTGCTCGTTCTACGGCAGCGAGCAGGCGGGCGCCAAGCTGGCGCGCATGCTGGAGGCCGGACAGAGCCAGCCGTGGCAGGAAACGCTGTTCGTCATGACCGGCGAGCGGCAGATGGACGCGGGCGCGATGATCGAGTACTTCGCGCCGCTCAAGGAGTGGCTGGACCGCCAGAACGCGGGCAAGCCCGTCGGCTGGTAG